One window of the Eucalyptus grandis isolate ANBG69807.140 chromosome 8, ASM1654582v1, whole genome shotgun sequence genome contains the following:
- the LOC104430797 gene encoding LOW QUALITY PROTEIN: probable transcription factor PosF21 (The sequence of the model RefSeq protein was modified relative to this genomic sequence to represent the inferred CDS: deleted 2 bases in 1 codon), producing the protein MEHQKWKLQVALKIPKAYKRINGLVGAYDYHYNVDLVKVVDCLGILYKFELVGFLASLVFMDNEMPHSHEGGTPSPDWSTGFSQTNESFGDNSEQHASSTVPLSVPAPTFVPEPGALGQGAGETDSSQFGPDVGQMLDDPFMNLGHRRAHSEILIRPENGINVNGDHGVLGGGYEPIFPDENEEPDLYGIYLDMDRLNSSSAMTPLFQVEEPSSAAVAVLSPPLPPPPAVAAPLAASTGPALVLGSFSRRPAGERPRVKHHYSQSVDELMTINPEMLASSSEEPSGVDRKKALSAAKLAELALVDPRRAKRILSNRQSAARSKERKLRYIAELERKVQTLQTQATNLSSQLTVLQRDTTGLNTENHELKYRLQTMEQQVHLQDALNDALKDEIEHLKVLTGQPMPNGAPVMMPFAPFAHRPLFYPPYNSDPRPLFAAQQLQQMQIQPPEMQHPFQVQHHPRPFQLQLPQLQQPTGGFSFGGPLHLAIQGDSHAAENSSDLRN; encoded by the exons ATGGAACATCAAAAGTGGAAATTGCAGGTCGCATTGAAGATCCCGAAAGCTTATAAACGCATCAATGGTCTTGTTGGTGCTTATGATTATCACTATAATGTTGACCTCGTCAAG GTTGTAGACTGTCTTGGTATTTTATACAAGTTTGAGTTGGTCGGGTTCCTAGCGAGTCTAGTGTTCATGGATAATGAGATGCCCCATTCCCATGAAGGTGGAACACCATCTCCTGATTGGTCCACCGGTTTTTCTCAAACTAATGAGTCGTTCGGTGATAATTCGGAACAACATGCGAGTTCGACGGTGCCCCTATCGGTTCCCGCTCCGACTTTCGTCCCCGAGCCCGGTGCTCTTGGGCAGGGTGCAGGGGAAACTGATAGTAGCCAGTTCGGCCCTGACGTTGGCCAAATGCTAGATGACCCGTTTATGAATCTCGGCCATCGGCGCGCCCATTCCGAGATTCTGATCCGTCCTGAAAATGGCATTAACGTCAATGGTGATCACGGTGTTCTGGGCGGTGGTTACGAGCCTATCTTTCCTGATGAGAATGAGGAGCCCGACTTGTATGGCATTTACTTGGATATGGATAGACTTAACTCCTCGTCTGCTATGACACCTTTGTTTCAGGTGGAAGAACCATCCTCGGCGGCTGTTGCcgttctctctcctccccttcctcctcctcctgctgtTGCTGCGCCGTTAGCTGCATCTACAGGACCGGCACTGGTGCTTGGATCA TTCAGCCGCCGTCCAGCAGGGGAGAGACCAAGGGTGAAGCACCACTACAGTCAGTCGGTGGACGAGTTGATGACTATCAACCCAGAAATGCTCGCTTCGAGCTCCGAGGAGCCCTCAGGAGTGGACAGAAAGAAGGCTCTTTCTGCTGCTAAGCTCGCAGAGCTGGCCCTGGTTGACCCAAGGCGTGCAAAGAG GATCTTGTCAAACAGGCAGTCGGCTGCAAGGTCGAAGGAGCGGAAGTTGCGTTACATTGCAGAGCTCGAAAGGAAGGTGCAGACCTTGCAGACTCAAGCCACAAATCTGTCTTCTCAGTTGACCGTCTTGCAG AGGGACACAACCGGTCTGAACACCGAAAACCATGAGCTGAAGTACCGGTTGCAGACTATGGAGCAACAGGTTCATTTGCAAGATG CACTGAACGATGCGCTGAAGGACGAGATCGAACATCTGAAGGTGCTGACTGGCCAACCCATGCCCAACGGTGCACCAGTCATGATGCCTTTCGCTCCTTTTGCACACCGGCCGCTGTTTTATCCTCCCTACAACAGTGACCCGCGCCCTCTTTTTGCTGCACAGCAGCTCCAGCAGATGCAGATTCAGCCGCCAGAGATGCAGCATCCGTTTCAGGTTCAGCATCATCCGCGGCCTTTTCAACTTCAGCTGCCGCAGCTGCAACAACCGACTGGAGGCTTCAGCTTTGGCGGGCCCTTGCACTTGGCGATCCAGGGTGACAGCCATGCTGCGGAAAATTCTTCTGATCTGAGGAACTGA
- the LOC104456232 gene encoding LOW QUALITY PROTEIN: electron transfer flavoprotein-ubiquinone oxidoreductase, mitochondrial (The sequence of the model RefSeq protein was modified relative to this genomic sequence to represent the inferred CDS: inserted 1 base in 1 codon), producing MGRLLSRIICISRSRASRSLSVSPNGCSPFRDPAHVSRISGSGSSRAPRFLGGARTFGSETGGRESIEYDVVVVGAGPAGLSAAIRLKQLCRERDFDLSVCVVEKGAQVGAHVLSGNVFEPRALNELLPDWRNEEAPVDVPVSSDKFWYLTKDQAFALPXPFDNRGNYVISLSQLTRWMGVKAEELGVEIYPGFAAGEVLYDSNDNVVGIGTNDMGISKDGSKKETFQHGVELKGKLTLLAEGCRGSLSEKIISKFNLRRKVQAQNQTYALGIKEVWEIDENKHEPGAVLHTLGWPLDHKTYGGSFLYHMKDRQVSIGLVIALNYQNPYLNPYEEFQKFKHHPAIKSLLEGGTVIQYGARTLNEGGFQSIPYPVFPGGAIVGCSAGFLNVPKIKGTHTAMKSGMLAAEAAFSVLSEGSSMEVYWDFLRKSWIWKELKKVRNYRPAFDYGLLPGLAICGLEHYLFKGRLPFTLKHGKPDHEATNVAKLHTPIEYPRADGILSFDVPTSLHRSNTNHEHDQPAHLRLRDPTIPESVNLPEYAGPESRYCPARVYEYVPDEKGELKLQINAQNCLHCKACDIKDPKQNIEWTVPEGGGGPGYTVM from the exons ATGGGGAGGCTGCTATCGAGGATCATTTGTATTTCGAGGAGCAGAGCGAGCCGCTCCTTATCCGTTTCTCCAAATGGGTGCTCGCCCTTTCGCGACCCAGCTCACGTATCAAGAATATCGGGAAGTGGGTCGTCGAGAGCTCCGCGGTTCTTGGGCGGGGCGAGGACCTTCGGTAGCGAGACGGGCGGGAGGGAATCGATCGAGTACGACGTTGTCGTCGTCGGAGCTGGACCTGCTGGTTTGTCGGCGGCGATAAGGTTGAAGCAGTTGTGCCGGGAGAGAGACTTCGATTTGTCGGTGTGCGTTGTTGAGAAAGGAGCCCAAGTTG GTGCTCACGTGCTATCTGGAAATGTTTTCGAGCCACGGGCGCTCAATGAACTTCTCCCTGATTGGAGGAATGAAGAG GCTCCAGTTGATGTACCTGTTTCATCAGACAAGTTCTGGTACCTCACAAAGGATCAAGCATTTGCACTTC TGCCCTTTGACAATAGGGGAAACTATGTTATTAG TTTGAGTCAGTTGACACGGTGGATGGGTGTAAAAGCTGAAGAACTTGGTGTAGAAATATATCCTGGCTTTGCAGCTGGAGAG GTACTTTATGATTCAAATGACAATGTTGTTGGAATTGGTACTAATGACATGGGCATCTCGAAAGATGGTTCAAAGAAGGAAACTTTTCAGCATGGTGTGGAATTGAAGg GAAAGTTAACGTTGCTTGCTGAGGGTTGCCGGGGATCGCTATCTGAG AAAATTATAAGTAAATTCAACTTAAGGAGAAAGGTGCAGGCACAAAATCAGACGTATGCTTTAGGAATCAAAGAG GTCTGGGAAATTGATGAGAATAAACATGAGCCCGGTGCTGTGCTTCACACATTGGGCTGGCCTTTAGATCATAAGACATACGGTGGATCTTTTCTGTACCACATGAAAGACAGACAG GTTTCTATTGGCCTTGTGATTGCTTTAAATTATCAAAACCCTTACTTAAACCCCTATGAGGAGTTTCAG aAATTCAAACATCATCCTGCCATCAAATCTTTATTAGAAGGTGGGACAGTTATCCAGTATGGGGCTCGCACACTGAACGAAGGTGGTTTCCAG TCTATTCCATATCCAGTTTTCCCTGGAGGAGCGATTGTAGGTTGTTCAGCTGGCTTTCTGAATGTGCCAAAAATAAAGGGAACACACACCGCAATGAAATCAG GGATGCTAGCTGCAGAGGCTGCATTTTCAGTACTTAGTGAAGGATCAAGCATGGAGGTTTATTGGGATTTCCTAAGGAAGTCCTGGATATGGAAGGAACTGAAGAAAGTTCGCAACTATAGACCG GCATTTGACTATGGGCTTCTTCCTGGATTAGCAATATGTGGTTTAGAGCA CTATCTATTTAAAGGAAGGTTGCCCTTCACCCTCAAGCATGGCAAACCTGATCACGAGGCAACAAAT GTGGCAAAGTTACACACTCCCATAGAATACCCACGTGCTGATGGCATTCTGTCTTTTGATGTGCCCACATCATTACACAG GAGCAACACAAATCATGAACATGACCAGCCAGCTCATCTTCGATTGAGGGACCCTACAATCCCAGAGTCAGTGAATTTGCCAGAGTATGCTGGACCAGAGTCGCGATATTGCCCTGCACGTGTATATGA ATATGTGCCAGATGAAAAGGGAGAACTAAAGTTGCAGATAAATGCTCAAAATTGCTTGCACTGCAAG GCTTGTGATATCAAAGACCCGAAACAGAACATTGAATGGACTGTCCCAGAAGGAGGTGGCGGTCCTGGCTACACCGTAATGTAG